A section of the Labilithrix sp. genome encodes:
- a CDS encoding GNAT family N-acetyltransferase, with protein sequence MVAMLVAAFFEDPLFCWFLPEEGERRKWLGWFHHRVLNETEPLGGAYTLESAPSDGAVLVYPPRAWPPPALRVLAAWPLPPAIPSWRFFRRGLHVDRRIHASHPSEPHLYVYALGVHPKQKGKGLGGALLRHALAIADKAGTASYLETANPVNLPLYRKFGFETTSEIATHGGPPVWTMVRGPSRVA encoded by the coding sequence GTGGTCGCGATGCTGGTGGCGGCGTTCTTCGAGGATCCGCTGTTTTGCTGGTTCCTTCCGGAAGAGGGAGAACGCCGGAAGTGGCTCGGCTGGTTCCATCACCGCGTCCTCAACGAGACGGAGCCGCTCGGCGGTGCGTACACGCTCGAGAGTGCGCCGTCCGATGGGGCGGTGCTCGTCTATCCGCCGCGCGCGTGGCCGCCGCCTGCGCTCCGCGTCCTCGCTGCGTGGCCGCTGCCGCCGGCGATCCCGTCGTGGCGCTTCTTCCGCCGAGGGCTCCACGTCGACCGCCGCATTCATGCCTCACATCCCTCCGAGCCGCATCTCTATGTCTACGCGCTCGGCGTCCACCCGAAGCAGAAAGGCAAAGGGCTCGGCGGCGCCCTCCTCCGGCATGCGCTGGCGATTGCCGACAAGGCGGGAACCGCGAGCTACCTCGAGACGGCAAACCCCGTCAACCTGCCGCTCTATCGCAAGTTCGGATTCGAGACGACGAGCGAGATCGCGACACACGGCGGCCCGCCCGTGTGGACGATGGTTCGAGGCCCATCACGAGTGGCGTGA